One genomic region from Cyclopterus lumpus isolate fCycLum1 chromosome 20, fCycLum1.pri, whole genome shotgun sequence encodes:
- the cdv3 gene encoding protein CDV3 homolog isoform X3, translating to MADLPPEKSLDDFFAKRDKKKKKEKGKAKESVAGPTSGVIKKTKREKEKTTKNDNQDTQIEKEWKEFEQKEVDYSGLRLQALQISDEKEEEEYEKEEVGEDGEIILVSGDKVSGPWNKSGATPTPAAAAPVEEVEEPESKPSGVYRPPGARLTTTRRTATQGPPEIFSDTQFPSLMATSKHVETRKDREMEKTFEVVKHRNRGREETGGTASMQHLQLDNQYAILGDK from the exons ATGGCGGATCTACCACCGGAGAAGAGCCTGGACGATTTCTTCGCCAAGCgggataaaaagaagaagaaagaaaaaggaaaggccAAAGAGTCCGTCGCCGGGCCCACCTCGGGTGTGATAAAGAAGACcaagagggagaaggaaaaaaccacaaaaaacgACAATCAAGATACGCAGATTGAAAAG GAATGGAAAGAGTTTGAGCAGAAAGAAGTTGACTACAGCGGGCTCCGGCTCCAGGCTTTGCAGATAAG TGacgagaaggaagaggaggagtacgAGAAGGAGGAGGTCGGCGAGGATGGAGAGATCATTCTGGTCAGCGGAGACAAGGTGTCCGGTCCCTGGAACAAGTCCGGTGCTACACCgactcctgctgctgctgcacctgtCG aggaagtagaggagcCTGAGTCAAAGCCTTCTGGCGTATATCGCCCCCCGGGGGCTCGGCTGACCACCACCAGGCGAACCGCCACCCAGGGGCCTCCTGAGATCTTCAGCGACACACAGTTCCCCTCTTTAATGGCCACCTCCAAGCATGTGGAGACACGCAA GGACAGAGAAATGGAGAAGACCTTTGAGGTGGTGAAACACAGGAACCGCGGTAGAGAGGAGACCGGCGGTACCGCCTCTATGCAGCACTTGCAGCTCGACAACCAGTACGCCATCCTGGGGGACAAGTAG
- the cdv3 gene encoding protein CDV3 homolog isoform X2 codes for MADLPPEKSLDDFFAKRDKKKKKEKGKAKESVAGPTSGVIKKTKREKEKTTKNDNQDTQIEKDEEWKEFEQKEVDYSGLRLQALQISDEKEEEEYEKEEVGEDGEIILVSGDKVSGPWNKSGATPTPAAAAPVEEVEEPESKPSGVYRPPGARLTTTRRTATQGPPEIFSDTQFPSLMATSKHVETRKDREMEKTFEVVKHRNRGREETGGTASMQHLQLDNQYAILGDK; via the exons ATGGCGGATCTACCACCGGAGAAGAGCCTGGACGATTTCTTCGCCAAGCgggataaaaagaagaagaaagaaaaaggaaaggccAAAGAGTCCGTCGCCGGGCCCACCTCGGGTGTGATAAAGAAGACcaagagggagaaggaaaaaaccacaaaaaacgACAATCAAGATACGCAGATTGAAAAG GACGAGGAATGGAAAGAGTTTGAGCAGAAAGAAGTTGACTACAGCGGGCTCCGGCTCCAGGCTTTGCAGATAAG TGacgagaaggaagaggaggagtacgAGAAGGAGGAGGTCGGCGAGGATGGAGAGATCATTCTGGTCAGCGGAGACAAGGTGTCCGGTCCCTGGAACAAGTCCGGTGCTACACCgactcctgctgctgctgcacctgtCG aggaagtagaggagcCTGAGTCAAAGCCTTCTGGCGTATATCGCCCCCCGGGGGCTCGGCTGACCACCACCAGGCGAACCGCCACCCAGGGGCCTCCTGAGATCTTCAGCGACACACAGTTCCCCTCTTTAATGGCCACCTCCAAGCATGTGGAGACACGCAA GGACAGAGAAATGGAGAAGACCTTTGAGGTGGTGAAACACAGGAACCGCGGTAGAGAGGAGACCGGCGGTACCGCCTCTATGCAGCACTTGCAGCTCGACAACCAGTACGCCATCCTGGGGGACAAGTAG
- the cdv3 gene encoding protein CDV3 homolog isoform X1, translating into MADLPPEKSLDDFFAKRDKKKKKEKGKAKESVAGPTSGVIKKTKREKEKTTKNDNQDTQIEKKDEEWKEFEQKEVDYSGLRLQALQISDEKEEEEYEKEEVGEDGEIILVSGDKVSGPWNKSGATPTPAAAAPVEEVEEPESKPSGVYRPPGARLTTTRRTATQGPPEIFSDTQFPSLMATSKHVETRKDREMEKTFEVVKHRNRGREETGGTASMQHLQLDNQYAILGDK; encoded by the exons ATGGCGGATCTACCACCGGAGAAGAGCCTGGACGATTTCTTCGCCAAGCgggataaaaagaagaagaaagaaaaaggaaaggccAAAGAGTCCGTCGCCGGGCCCACCTCGGGTGTGATAAAGAAGACcaagagggagaaggaaaaaaccacaaaaaacgACAATCAAGATACGCAGATTGAAAAG AAGGACGAGGAATGGAAAGAGTTTGAGCAGAAAGAAGTTGACTACAGCGGGCTCCGGCTCCAGGCTTTGCAGATAAG TGacgagaaggaagaggaggagtacgAGAAGGAGGAGGTCGGCGAGGATGGAGAGATCATTCTGGTCAGCGGAGACAAGGTGTCCGGTCCCTGGAACAAGTCCGGTGCTACACCgactcctgctgctgctgcacctgtCG aggaagtagaggagcCTGAGTCAAAGCCTTCTGGCGTATATCGCCCCCCGGGGGCTCGGCTGACCACCACCAGGCGAACCGCCACCCAGGGGCCTCCTGAGATCTTCAGCGACACACAGTTCCCCTCTTTAATGGCCACCTCCAAGCATGTGGAGACACGCAA GGACAGAGAAATGGAGAAGACCTTTGAGGTGGTGAAACACAGGAACCGCGGTAGAGAGGAGACCGGCGGTACCGCCTCTATGCAGCACTTGCAGCTCGACAACCAGTACGCCATCCTGGGGGACAAGTAG
- the tmem108 gene encoding transmembrane protein 108: protein MKTSLQVLRCQLLSVLAFLALPVGLVSSAQELYLSQTSQDSVSMAAARSSPLSAPEPPALDLHQEGSSSGEWPSKGGPQASNIILPTVALHPLAWPLPAQTYSLTHDDPPIHDTSTVSTESHVNQPLEPSSDIVNQGHMHKSVRVTQVHNPVAVGTIQASSSVLKSASTAVPDTDVGSTAREAPDLLSSSESDRGDALASHHVEPQKLSVEESGDRGRQRVPDVGRSSLSSPSMTADPTAGLKLREHAQGASEPAAHHAITLREVHSVNEPPTDELVTEPKEGSVTRVESPTETPTSTASTASTASTASTPALSTEPELQTQNPTITPNNHSAPNETATEDGRGLLRGNGTDNAPQGHRLGNVTAYGGLLSNGSSAEEALAAGNSSEPPSTASGNFLNRQVPATTEDPWTPGNSSGPTVDSPLSRMTICLSRMDIVWIVLAISVPVSSCSVLLTVCCMRRKKKSSSQENNLSYWNNAITMDYFSRHAVELPREIHSLESEDQDTCLPPNGDYSGSSVVLVNPFCQETLFINRDKASVF from the exons ATGAAGACAAGCCTGCAGGTCCTGCGCTGCCAGCTGCTGA GTGTTCTAGCATTCCTAGCACTGCCAGTAGGACTGGTGTCATCAGCACAGGAGCTGTACCTCAGCCAGACATCCCAGGACTCCGTCTCCATGGCAGCCGCCCGCAGCAGCCCCCTTTCTGCCCCCGAACCTCCCGCCCTGGACTTGCATCAGGAAGGCTCCAGTAGCGGGGAATGGCCATCCAAAGGAGGCCCTCAGGCCTCAAACATCATCCTCCCTACTGTCGCCCTCCACCCTTTGGCCTGGCCTCTCCCGGCCCAAACGTACAGCCTGACTCATGACGACCCTCCCATCCACGACACAAGCACTGTGAGCACTGAAAGTCATGTGAATCAGCCCCTGGAGCCGAGCTCTGATATTGTAAACCAAGGCCACATGCACAAATCGGTCAGGGTAACTCAAGTCCATAACCCAGTGGCTGTCGGCACGATCCAGGCCAGCAGCAGCGTCCTTAAATCAGCCAGCACAGCGGTCCCAGATACAGATGTGGGATCTACTGCCAGAGAAGCTCCGGATCTTCTGTCCAGCTCTGAATCCGACAGAGGAGATGCGCTCGCTTCTCACCACGTCGAGCCTCAGAAGTTGAGCGTGGAGGAGTCCGGCGACCGCGGCCGGCAGCGTGTTCCAGATGTCGGGCgctcctccctttcctctccatCGATGACTGCTGACCCTACAGCGGGCCTGAAACTCAGGGAGCACGCTCAGGGCGCCTCGGAGCCGGCCGCACACCACGCCATCACCCTGAGGGAGGTGCATTCGGTGAACGAGCCCCCCACCGATGAACTGGTGACAGAGCCGAAGGAAGGGTCTGTGACTCGAGTCGAGAGCCCAACTGAGACGCCAACGTCCACCGCGTCCACCGCGTCCACCGCGTCCACCGCGTCCACTCCGGCGCTATCCACTGAGCCCGAACTCCAGACACAGAATCCAACAATCACCCCAAACAACCACTCTGCACCCAACGAGACCGCCACCGAGGATGGTCGTGGTCTCCTTCGCGGTAACGGCACGGACAATGCCCCTCAGGGCCACCGGTTGGGGAACGTGACCGCATACGGAGGGCTGCTCTCTAACGGCAGCTCAGCCGAGGAGGCCCTCGCTGCGGGGAACAGCTCGGAGCCCCCCTCCACCGCCAGCGGGAACTTCCTGAACAGGCAGGTGCCTGCCACCACCGAGGACCCCTGGACGCCCGGCAACAGCTCAGGCCCCACCGTTGACTCCCCGCTGTCCCGCATGACCATCTGCTTGAGCAGAATGGACATTGTGTGGATCGTGCTGGCCATCAGTGTGCCGGTGTCCTCATGCT CTGTGCTCTTGACCGTGTGctgcatgaggaggaagaagaagtcatCAAGTCAGGAGAACAACCTCAGCTACTGGAACAACGCCATCACCATGGACTACTTCAGCCGGCACGCCGTGGAGCTGCCCAGAGAGATACACAGTCTGGAGAGTGAG GATCAAGACACCTGTCTCCCCCCGAACGGAGACTACAGCGGCAGCAGCGTGGTCCTGGTTAACCCTTTCTGCCAGGAGACGCTCTTCATCAACAGAGACAAAGCTTCCGTCTTCTAG